One Microtus pennsylvanicus isolate mMicPen1 chromosome 10, mMicPen1.hap1, whole genome shotgun sequence genomic window, AAGCAGGTGTCACTACGCTTGGCTTTTGTCTATGTGGATTCTGAAGATGGAgttcaggtctccatgcttgcaAGTCATGCACACTACTGACGGAGACATCTCCCCATagcctctattttatttttataattgcttTTGGGGAGGGACAGAATCTACAACGCCAAAGGGTGATTGCTAAATACATTTCTGGCTTAAGATCGGCAGGAAAAGTAATTACTTCTGGAAAGTTCTAAGTATACATTTGCTCAATGCGATCAATGAAACCGCATGCTTTCAAACGTGTGTGtaattttcttccatttcatGCAATGTGGGTACATTCACGGTTCCTGGCGTGGGTTGAATCGCTATCAACCTGGATGTAACTCACCATTCTTTAATTTCAAAGACCATTGGCTTGGTTAAGAAAGAAACATGAActaaattatcattttattactAACTTTTATTTCACTGTTTAAATTATAGCTAATGTATAAGAGATTAcgctatctgtgtgtgtggagactatGCTTGGCTGGTATTTAATGCTCAGGGCTAAACAGCTCTCCTTGGGTTGGAGGTGCAGGGGGACCCTTCAACATTGCCCTCCTCAGTTCCAGTGTGTTACCTGTTTAGAAGTTCTGTCATGAAGGCGTCTTTTGTTGAGCACACAGCAGGGCTGGGTCTATTTCTTGGCTCCAACTTCATTTCGTTATAAATGTCTTGGGACGCTTTGAGATTCTGTGTGCTTGGCAAACCATCCTCTGAACTCTGACCAGCTGCTGCTGTGGCGCCCGCCTTGGTGCCCCTACTCAGTTCACTTTCTGCCTTGGATTGCACTTcggctttcttcttttcttttttcctctccgattttagttttgtgtctttcttttccaCTTTACTTTTGGAGACCTCCGTTCTCCGGCTACTGAGAGCTGGAAGTCTGCTCTTCCGAAAGCCAAACCAGCTGGTGAACGAAGGCCCTGCCTTGGGCTTCGCTTCCACAGAGGCTGACTTTGTCTGTGCTTGGCCCTTTTCCACGTTCTCCTGAATGCACAACATGACCTTTTCTTCAATGGAGGGTGAGAGGGGGGCTTCTGAGCTCACGATACCAGTCCCGGCTGGAGAAACATCTGGATGCCGTCCAGAGGTTTCTAGCTTGGATATCCCACTTGTTTCTAAATTGTGTGGACGCTGTATCCTCCCTGGGATTTGCGGGGACTGAGGGCAGTCTGATGGGGTGGATGGATGCCTGTGGTGGTCACTGCTAGACTGCTCACATACCACCTCCACCCCAGGACACTCTTCCTGGCTACAGATCTGTTGGTCATCCACTCCAGGGGTGGGGAGCTCTTCTGGCCTTGTGAGCACCCTCAAAGGGAACTTGCTTGGGCTTCCATGCTGGCTGCTAGAACTCCCTGTACTACAGAGGGAACCCTGTCTGGAGAAGGACTGTTCCAGCGGCCTCCCTCCATTGGGAAGATTATCAGATGTTGAGACACAAGGGGTCTTGCCTGGGGACCCTTCCGTGGAGAGGTTCTGCCTGGTGAGCGAATTGCCTCTCTCAGCTGTGTTGGTAATGATCTGAGTTCGAATCTTGCCTGGCCCTTCTGTTGATGCCATGGAGGGCTTCTCTCCCAAGTGGATGCTGAAGCTCTGGCTCCGAGCTTTGGCTCCATTCATGCCTAGAGCTGGCTTTAGGTGTGGCTTGCTGGATGAGAAGGATCTTTTCACCGATCTGTTCTCCACGCCCTCTCTTCCATCAGCTCTGGAGATGCTGCTTTCCACTGACCCCGGTAATGCTGACTCTAAGGGAAGCCCCCTAGCTAAACTGTCCAGACATGGTGGACCTAGCAAGGCTGCTGTTCTCTTATCTCCTGAGGTCTCCAGGCTCGCTGGGTCTCTGGAGTCCTCTGGGTTAGACTTGCTCAAAGTCACAGAACTTCTAGAAGCTTCATTTAAACTATCCTTTTCTTGTTTCCCTGGCACCATGGACGTTTTCCTGAGCAACTGAGGAGACTTCATGAGAACTTTGAGTCCGATAGGGAGGCGAGTTTTCGGTCCTTTCTCGGGAGGGTTTTGACGGCTTTGTGACGTGCTCTGGcttctggaggaagaggaagatggggagggacTGTTAACCTGAGATGTCAAGGACTCATTCGCCCCTGAGAAGGAAGGCCTGTGGGGTACCATAGAGCTGTCACTCAGCTGCCCTCTTCTCCCTGGAGACAGGTGTTTCGAGGATGCTCCCTCTAGCAGTTCATAAGCTGAAGGACAAGTCTTGGGTATTTGTAactctgtgtccatgtgtgtggttCCAAGTGCCTGGTGAGGGGGAGGTTTGGGGATGCCTCTCTTTGGAGAGACCTTTGGAGGTGCTGTAGCCATCGCAGCAAATGAGTTGGAGGATGTGTGCTCAGGGTGTCGGGCGTGTACCACTGTATCCGTAGGGGGAGCAGTGGGAGGGAAAGCGGGCTTTCTGGAGACCACAGAAAGTTTCTTCTTCTGCGGTTCTGTCACAGCTGGACTGGGAGAGATGACAGGGACAGAGGATCCTTTCAACGGTGGGGATTTCAACCCTGCACCTACAGTGTCCCTAGGGACCCTAGTTTCGTGTTTGGCAGGTGATGGCTGCGGTGAATAGTCATAACTGGTTCTGACCAGGAGGGAGACTGACCTCCctggagtgggtggaggggaggcaGACCTCACTCTTGACTCTGGCCCAGAGTCACAGCGTTTGGCCTTCGTGGGGGATCCGTCACAGTTGTCACTCCCCATGAGACGCTGTGACAGGATCCCTGGAACTTGACTCTTGGGACACTGAATCCAATTTTTCTTGTTGGAAATGTTGGGGATATGAGGAAGCTGGGTGGGGTGATTTGGAATGTGTGATTCTGGCTGTCCATCACAGAAAGAATGCAGAAGTTTCCCTGGAGGGGATGCTGGTGTCTCCTCATGAGTCACTGAGTCACTGGAAGGGACCAGCGTGGCTGGCACAGGATCGACCAGCTTTGATTTCTGAGGTGAAGACTTGCCTCTGGAAGGAATTTTTGTCAGACCTGGCTTTGCACAGACACCCATGTTTGCCCCCGGTCTAGAATTACTCTGCCAGGCTACACCTTGTGTTGGTTTGGCGGGCTTTGGTCGTGGGGAATTCTGAGTTACTGTAGTCTGAGAGTCAAAGGAGTCAGTCAGAGACGTGGGAATACCGTTCTCATCTTTTGGAATGTTTTTCTCAGTCTCTTCTTCAGGTCTCTTCCAAAAAGGATAGTCTCTTGCGGTAGCTCCCGGCTGTAAAGGAGAAGTTCCCTGAGGTAAAAGTTGAGTGAGTTCTGAGGGTCCGGCAGGGGCTGAGTTGATGGAAATTTCATCCCTGGACACAGTGACAACCCCAGTCTGATGGGAGCTGAATTCAACGGGCTCTCCATTTTCTGCATCAAATACGACTGTGACGCATTCTTCTGAAGAGGTCCTCTTGACAACCCTTTGCTGCCTGATGAAACTGAACGTCTTTGGCCTTGTCTCTGAGCGGGTGAGACAGTCTTCCTTCACATCCTGAGAGCCCCATTCAGACTTTCCAGAGCCCCCATCTAGGTTCTCCATGGACTTGTCTGTGTCCCCCGTCAATGACAGGTCTGAGGGACTTCTCTCATCGCTGCTCTCTATGTGCAGCTCATTTAGGGTTTCATTGTCATCTGTGTCTGAAAGATGAAGGTTCAGGGCCACGTGGTCCCTGTGTGGGTCCCTGTCCCTTTGCACCCAGGGCAGGTGGATGCTGGGGCATAACTTCCTTTCCAAGGGACAGTGGCTAGCACAACGAACTAGTCTTTCAGGCATTTCTCTCATATGAACTAAAGCTGTACCTTCTGAAAAGTATTTTCCGTGTGGCTCCCAGCTAAATAGACTGTCTGAAACACTGTGGGTTAATTTACTGCCCTGGatcctgcagccctggctgggagCTGCCTGCAGCAGAGCTGAGGGTGGGGAGTCTTCATCTACATTCTCACGGGAATCTGCATCGTAGATAAAGGAATGATGGGGACCCTTGCAGGGGATCCCTGGGCCAGGTGGTTGGCAGGAGGGATACTCCTTGAGGCTGCTATTTTTTATTCCTGGAGAATAGATTCCTTCATTCGAGTTCATGCAATCTTTATAGCCCCATTTGGTTATCACCGACGGTGGTTCAAGTAACACTTTCCGCTTCTGTAGCTTCCTCAGCCCTTCCAAAATGTGACTTTCTTTGATGCGGGTTGGAGGTAGTTCATCTGCAGGGCTGGCAAAGCCACTTGGGAGCGAGGAATCGATACTCAGTCTTTTATCCCAGTTCCGTGATGATTGctaggcaaaagaaaaaatagatatcaGAGATGATTCAACCAAACGGatctcaaataaacaaaggaaaggcCCCTCAGTAGATTTAATTTGTGTAAGTGGGTgataaatattcacatataaacaCAGTTTGTACAATGCTAACTATGCGGCAAACATTGATTTTGTGAGATCCTGTGCTAAGCAGCTTGgtgaaataaagaaatggaatgTAAGAATatgtctttaaaagtaaaaaaattcaaCCAGAGTGAGGGGTCAAAAAATACATTTGAGAAGTAGGAACAGGGTGGCTATTTTAGAGGTTCATAGGTCTATctggagagatggggaaaggCATACACAGGAAaatcatttgcttttgtttttgttgttgtttttgacttaACTAGTCCTCGGATGACACATGGCTTTACCCAAAGTTCTCGGGGAGTAACTGTCTTCCAGGTGGAAGGAACAGAATGGCCAAGGACACAAGTCAAGTAAGCGCTCAAGCTGCACCGGGAATGGGCAGAACAGCCTCACTGTAAGGAGTCCAGGCACAGAAGAGGAAGGAGCTAGGAGAGGGACCAATTCAGTGTGCCACTCAAACATCTGATAGTTCTGTGACTGTCTAGGACTGGGGTCTGAAGTTATCATGCGCACCTGCATACAAATGTGTATATATCTACCTGCATAACTGGGCATCAGCAGCTCCATCCCTGTGGTTACATCCCTCTTCTACTGATGTTAGCAGCTCAACTTCTTGCCCTTCCACCTACCTGAATGCCAGACTTATTTCcaaaaagtgtatggaaaatgaAAGATGGTGTTCCCCACGTTTGTGTATTCTCACAGAACTGGCAAcaagaagcagaaaagcaaaggagTAAACTAAAGTGCATTAAGTGCCTGCTGAATGCCAACCACTGGCAAGCTGCTTCAACTGCATCTTCAGACCACCATGAGCACCTGCTGTATACCAACCACTGCTATGCTCCTTCAATGGCATCATCTCAGACCACTGTAAGAGACACTATGACTCTTTCCTTTTGCTGTGGGACTCTGATGTCCAGCAAGCCTGCTCTGTAATTGGTCTCAAAGACAGAGATTTGGAGCAAACATTTggactcagctttttttttttcctataactTTCCACAACCCTGTCAAATTTGTTTCCACTCCAGAGTTGCTAGAGTGAAATATGAACTTGGGTtgccatttttaatttaaatgctGTATCACTGCATCTAACTCAATGTCCAGTCTTCTTTCTACACTATCTGGTGTTAAACAGAAATCCCTGGTTTTCTTAGTGGTGTTTCTCCAATGGCATTTTAGAGTTTACATAAGAAACTAACTAGCATACTGGGACATTGAGAGAATGACTTACTTGagaaattataattttgttttaaatcacctctgtgtgggtgtgtgcacagagtACAGGTGCTCacgggggccagaagagggagttagaGTCCTTGGagctggtggttgtgagctgtcccaTGTGGCTGATGGGAACTGGACTgtggccttctgcaagagcagtatacatGCATTGTCACCAAGCCACCTATCCATCCCTGCTGGGGACTTTTCAAAATGACTAATGGTGGATGACTTTAGGAACAAATACGGTTATTTCAGAGGATCAATATACCAGGAACTTCCATCAGAACCTGAGCTGTTCTGTAAGCTGTGGACACTGGATTATATCTAAgccattttcataaaatttactCTTGCTatctccagcacacacatttatttgtCTTGAAGtccaattatttattttcttcagcaAACCCTCCAGTGCCTGGAGCTGCTGCCGACAGATGTGCTTTGCTGACAGTGCTCTTTTCCTCTTGgagttttgttctttaattttagGAAATTGTACCATTCAAAGCTcctttggaagtcagaagaaatcCCACCAGAGAGTCAGGGTATTCTAGACAGAACAGAGAATGGCCTTCCATAGTGTGTATTTCTAAGATGTCCCGAGAGTCACACTAAGAGCAGGGATGAGAAGCTAGAAAACAGGGCCCTGCAAGAGCTTGACAGCAGTAGAGTTGCTTAACACTCAGAAGGTCAGCTCAGCTCCTACCCGCCACCTCTTCTCTTCCAGCCAGAGACTGTTCAT contains:
- the Nckap5 gene encoding nck-associated protein 5 isoform X1 — its product is MEGKRQLYKRDFGKRLSLDSSLVEYMDSNKCIEHLLTQLREQHRSLWREKLAVARLQREVAQRTNQGAMHEKLIHELEEERHLRLQSEERLREVTLESERNRIQMRGLQQQFSRMEETVRSLLQSQGSPEQKGEEPAKITAFQERESEEERKHQEELADLHSAVDEDSRSESSSTDEGKENTRLLLKRLKALEAENSALALENESQREQYERCLDEVANQVVRALLTQKDLREECVKLKTRVFDLEQQNRALSILFQQRVRPASDVLLQEHLQNAKSGTPALRHSGSGVVVPDHLCPGNSCSSSELSLSSTCSEFSSDSSYKWPDRKLLGKRQSSRNWDKRLSIDSSLPSGFASPADELPPTRIKESHILEGLRKLQKRKVLLEPPSVITKWGYKDCMNSNEGIYSPGIKNSSLKEYPSCQPPGPGIPCKGPHHSFIYDADSRENVDEDSPPSALLQAAPSQGCRIQGSKLTHSVSDSLFSWEPHGKYFSEGTALVHMREMPERLVRCASHCPLERKLCPSIHLPWVQRDRDPHRDHVALNLHLSDTDDNETLNELHIESSDERSPSDLSLTGDTDKSMENLDGGSGKSEWGSQDVKEDCLTRSETRPKTFSFIRQQRVVKRTSSEECVTVVFDAENGEPVEFSSHQTGVVTVSRDEISINSAPAGPSELTQLLPQGTSPLQPGATARDYPFWKRPEEETEKNIPKDENGIPTSLTDSFDSQTTVTQNSPRPKPAKPTQGVAWQSNSRPGANMGVCAKPGLTKIPSRGKSSPQKSKLVDPVPATLVPSSDSVTHEETPASPPGKLLHSFCDGQPESHIPNHPTQLPHIPNISNKKNWIQCPKSQVPGILSQRLMGSDNCDGSPTKAKRCDSGPESRVRSASPPPTPGRSVSLLVRTSYDYSPQPSPAKHETRVPRDTVGAGLKSPPLKGSSVPVISPSPAVTEPQKKKLSVVSRKPAFPPTAPPTDTVVHARHPEHTSSNSFAAMATAPPKVSPKRGIPKPPPHQALGTTHMDTELQIPKTCPSAYELLEGASSKHLSPGRRGQLSDSSMVPHRPSFSGANESLTSQVNSPSPSSSSSRSQSTSQSRQNPPEKGPKTRLPIGLKVLMKSPQLLRKTSMVPGKQEKDSLNEASRSSVTLSKSNPEDSRDPASLETSGDKRTAALLGPPCLDSLARGLPLESALPGSVESSISRADGREGVENRSVKRSFSSSKPHLKPALGMNGAKARSQSFSIHLGEKPSMASTEGPGKIRTQIITNTAERGNSLTRQNLSTEGSPGKTPCVSTSDNLPNGGRPLEQSFSRQGSLCSTGSSSSQHGSPSKFPLRVLTRPEELPTPGVDDQQICSQEECPGVEVVCEQSSSDHHRHPSTPSDCPQSPQIPGRIQRPHNLETSGISKLETSGRHPDVSPAGTGIVSSEAPLSPSIEEKVMLCIQENVEKGQAQTKSASVEAKPKAGPSFTSWFGFRKSRLPALSSRRTEVSKSKVEKKDTKLKSERKKEKKKAEVQSKAESELSRGTKAGATAAAGQSSEDGLPSTQNLKASQDIYNEMKLEPRNRPSPAVCSTKDAFMTELLNRVDKKGALQTETGSKGVSCRSLLEGTSQGSCFASGSVSTRGSQKKNIKTKVDMEKPRESLGAEVHEDLQEDEEDRVADSTLQSHAIESNCQMRTLDSGIGTFPLPDSGNRSMGRYTCQQDSPEDPEPLPSLHPTPSVASSARAQTLEHKVPCSIDSQSSSESTIIHSVSDPSMMAGGTQSHLPKPTSSGKAGFQKQNEAESKTQPAPSFDYVEDAVASEPLSGWGEDAATETQELKQVEETKEDPENRLSEISLESFNKFNSNTVILLEPEKSPSKVKGQKEEKGKKIDVSLSNSARPGMDNVESLSDSLYDSFSSCASQASHDA
- the Nckap5 gene encoding nck-associated protein 5 isoform X3 — protein: MEGKRQLYKRDFGKRLSLDSSLVEYMDSNKCIEHLLTQLREQHRSLWREKLAVARLQREVAQRTNQGAMHEKLIHELEEERHLRLQSEERLREVTLESERNRIQMRGLQQQFSRMEETVRSLLQSQGSPEQKGEEPAKITAFQERESEEERKHQEELADLHSAVDEDSRSESSSTDEGKENTRLLLKRLKALEAENSALALENESQREQYERCLDEVANQVVRALLTQKDLREECVKLKTRVFDLEQQNRALSILFQQRVRPASDVLLQEHLQNAKSGTPALRHSGSGVVVPDHLCPGNSCSSSELSLSSTCSEFSSDSSYKWPDRKLLGKRQSSRNWDKRLSIDSSLPSGFASPADELPPTRIKESHILEGLRKLQKRKVLLEPPSVITKWGYKDCMNSNEGIYSPGIKNSSLKEYPSCQPPGPGIPCKGPHHSFIYDADSRENVDEDSPPSALLQAAPSQGCRIQGSKLTHSVSDSLFSWEPHGKYFSEGTALVHMREMPERLVRCASHCPLERKLCPSIHLPWVQRDRDPHRDHVALNLHLSDTDDNETLNELHIESSDERSPSDLSLTGDTDKSMENLDGGSGKSEWGSQDVKEDCLTRSETRPKTFSFIRQQRVVKRTSSEECVTVVFDAENGEPVEFSSHQTGVVTVSRDEISINSAPAGPSELTQLLPQGTSPLQPGATARDYPFWKRPEEETEKNIPKDENGIPTSLTDSFDSQTTVTQNSPRPKPAKPTQGVAWQSNSRPGANMGVCAKPGLTKIPSRGKSSPQKSKLVDPVPATLVPSSDSVTHEETPASPPGKLLHSFCDGQPESHIPNHPTQLPHIPNISNKKNWIQCPKSQVPGILSQRLMGSDNCDGSPTKAKRCDSGPESRVRSASPPPTPGRSVSLLVRTSYDYSPQPSPAKHETRVPRDTVGAGLKSPPLKGSSVPVISPSPAVTEPQKKKLSVVSRKPAFPPTAPPTDTVVHARHPEHTSSNSFAAMATAPPKVSPKRGIPKPPPHQALGTTHMDTELQIPKTCPSAYELLEGASSKHLSPGRRGQLSDSSMVPHRPSFSGANESLTSQVNSPSPSSSSSRSQSTSQSRQNPPEKGPKTRLPIGLKVLMKSPQLLRKTSMVPGKQEKDSLNEASRSSVTLSKSNPEDSRDPASLETSGDKRTAALLGPPCLDSLARGLPLESALPGSVESSISRADGREGVENRSVKRSFSSSKPHLKPALGMNGAKARSQSFSIHLGEKPSMASTEGPGKIRTQIITNTAERGNSLTRQNLSTEGSPGKTPCVSTSDNLPNGGRPLEQSFSRQGSLCSTGSSSSQHGSPSKFPLRVLTRPEELPTPGVDDQQICSQEECPGVEVVCEQSSSDHHRHPSTPSDCPQSPQIPGRIQRPHNLETSGISKLETSGRHPDVSPAGTGIVSSEAPLSPSIEEKVMLCIQENVEKGQAQTKSASVEAKPKAGPSFTSWFGFRKSRLPALSSRRTEVSKSKVEKKDTKLKSERKKEKKKAEVQSKAESELSRGTKAGATAAAGQSSEDGLPSTQNLKASQDIYNEMKLEPRNRPSPAVCSTKDAFMTELLNRVDKKGALQTETGSKGVSCRSLLEGTSQGSCFASGSVSTRGSQKKNIKTKVDMEKPRESLGAEVHEDLQEDEEDRVADSTLQSHAIESNCQMRTLDSGIGTFPLPDSGNRSMGRYTCQQDSPEDPEPLPSLHPTPSVASSARAQTLEHKVPCSIDSQSSSESTIIHSVSDPSMMAGGTQSHLPKPTSSGKAGFQKQNEAESKTQPAPSFDYVEDAVASEPLSGWGEDAATETQVVVTPHPESPVERKSHD
- the Nckap5 gene encoding nck-associated protein 5 isoform X2 codes for the protein MHEKLIHELEEERHLRLQSEERLREVTLESERNRIQMRGLQQQFSRMEETVRSLLQSQGSPEQKGEEPAKITAFQERESEEERKHQEELADLHSAVDEDSRSESSSTDEGKENTRLLLKRLKALEAENSALALENESQREQYERCLDEVANQVVRALLTQKDLREECVKLKTRVFDLEQQNRALSILFQQRVRPASDVLLQEHLQNAKSGTPALRHSGSGVVVPDHLCPGNSCSSSELSLSSTCSEFSSDSSYKWPDRKLLGKRQSSRNWDKRLSIDSSLPSGFASPADELPPTRIKESHILEGLRKLQKRKVLLEPPSVITKWGYKDCMNSNEGIYSPGIKNSSLKEYPSCQPPGPGIPCKGPHHSFIYDADSRENVDEDSPPSALLQAAPSQGCRIQGSKLTHSVSDSLFSWEPHGKYFSEGTALVHMREMPERLVRCASHCPLERKLCPSIHLPWVQRDRDPHRDHVALNLHLSDTDDNETLNELHIESSDERSPSDLSLTGDTDKSMENLDGGSGKSEWGSQDVKEDCLTRSETRPKTFSFIRQQRVVKRTSSEECVTVVFDAENGEPVEFSSHQTGVVTVSRDEISINSAPAGPSELTQLLPQGTSPLQPGATARDYPFWKRPEEETEKNIPKDENGIPTSLTDSFDSQTTVTQNSPRPKPAKPTQGVAWQSNSRPGANMGVCAKPGLTKIPSRGKSSPQKSKLVDPVPATLVPSSDSVTHEETPASPPGKLLHSFCDGQPESHIPNHPTQLPHIPNISNKKNWIQCPKSQVPGILSQRLMGSDNCDGSPTKAKRCDSGPESRVRSASPPPTPGRSVSLLVRTSYDYSPQPSPAKHETRVPRDTVGAGLKSPPLKGSSVPVISPSPAVTEPQKKKLSVVSRKPAFPPTAPPTDTVVHARHPEHTSSNSFAAMATAPPKVSPKRGIPKPPPHQALGTTHMDTELQIPKTCPSAYELLEGASSKHLSPGRRGQLSDSSMVPHRPSFSGANESLTSQVNSPSPSSSSSRSQSTSQSRQNPPEKGPKTRLPIGLKVLMKSPQLLRKTSMVPGKQEKDSLNEASRSSVTLSKSNPEDSRDPASLETSGDKRTAALLGPPCLDSLARGLPLESALPGSVESSISRADGREGVENRSVKRSFSSSKPHLKPALGMNGAKARSQSFSIHLGEKPSMASTEGPGKIRTQIITNTAERGNSLTRQNLSTEGSPGKTPCVSTSDNLPNGGRPLEQSFSRQGSLCSTGSSSSQHGSPSKFPLRVLTRPEELPTPGVDDQQICSQEECPGVEVVCEQSSSDHHRHPSTPSDCPQSPQIPGRIQRPHNLETSGISKLETSGRHPDVSPAGTGIVSSEAPLSPSIEEKVMLCIQENVEKGQAQTKSASVEAKPKAGPSFTSWFGFRKSRLPALSSRRTEVSKSKVEKKDTKLKSERKKEKKKAEVQSKAESELSRGTKAGATAAAGQSSEDGLPSTQNLKASQDIYNEMKLEPRNRPSPAVCSTKDAFMTELLNRVDKKGALQTETGSKGVSCRSLLEGTSQGSCFASGSVSTRGSQKKNIKTKVDMEKPRESLGAEVHEDLQEDEEDRVADSTLQSHAIESNCQMRTLDSGIGTFPLPDSGNRSMGRYTCQQDSPEDPEPLPSLHPTPSVASSARAQTLEHKVPCSIDSQSSSESTIIHSVSDPSMMAGGTQSHLPKPTSSGKAGFQKQNEAESKTQPAPSFDYVEDAVASEPLSGWGEDAATETQELKQVEETKEDPENRLSEISLESFNKFNSNTVILLEPEKSPSKVKGQKEEKGKKIDVSLSNSARPGMDNVESLSDSLYDSFSSCASQASHDA